The window CGGCTTTAATATCTTTAACACAATAAACCGAACGTGAATGCTGATTGCCCTGACGGGATGGGGCATCAATAATACGGTCGCTGCCCAGCGCCTGAAATAATGCCCGCGCCTGCACGGCCATCGATTTGAATTCCTCTGGCTCCAGAGAAAACTCCGCATCCGGGCCGCCATCGCTGCGCTGCAGGGTAAAGTGCTTTTCAATAACTCTCGCCCCTAAAGCAACAGCACCAAGTACCGCAGTATTGCCCAGGCTGTGGTCAGATAACCCGGTAATAACCGGTAAAGTGGCCAGGCGCTTAAGAACATTCAGATTCATATCCGCTTCACTGGCCGGGTAACTGCTGATGCAGTGCAGAAATACCAGATCCTGCGCTCCGGCCTGTCTGAGCCAAAGCAGCGTTTCCTGAATTTCATTCCAGTTGCTGACGCCGGTCGATACCAGCACCGGCTTTCCGGTACGGGCAACATGAGCAAGTAATTCAGGGTCCTGTGCCTCAAATGAGGCAATTTTATAGGCTGGGCAGTTAACTTCTTCAAGAATCCGCACGGCTTCTTTATCAAAAGGTGAACTGAACAGGGTTACGCCCTGCTGGCGGGCGTAGCGGAATAACTCCTGCGTCCAGGATTTTGGCGCAGCAATATTTTTATAAAGCTGATAATAACTCTGCCCGGCCCAAAGCGGATCTTTAATAATAAAATCGTCCAGGTCGCAGTCGATGGTCAGGCTGTCGGCATCATAGGTCTGAATTTTTACCGCATCGGCACCGGCATTCATCGCCGCGTCAATAATGGCTTTGGCACGATCCATATCCTGCATATGATTATTGGACATTTCCGCAATAATATAGGGCGGTTGATCGGCACCGATGATCTGATTATTAATGTTCATAGGAATACTCAAACCGGTAATAGTCGATGCCCGCATTACGGGCAAAGCCGCCGTCTGTTGCCGGAGAATCTCCGACATACAGCGGATGGCTGAACTGGTAATCTGCAAGCAATCTGTCCCATGCCCAGCGGGAAGGCTTCAGTTGCTCCGGATTGTACTTATCACAATAGACCACTTTGCTGGCCAGAGAGTCCAGGCCGAGGCACTTAACTTTATGCTGCTGCAGTGCGGTATGCCCGTTGGTTACGATAAACAAAGGCCGCCC of the Thalassolituus hydrocarboniclasticus genome contains:
- the pseI gene encoding pseudaminic acid synthase, whose amino-acid sequence is MNINNQIIGADQPPYIIAEMSNNHMQDMDRAKAIIDAAMNAGADAVKIQTYDADSLTIDCDLDDFIIKDPLWAGQSYYQLYKNIAAPKSWTQELFRYARQQGVTLFSSPFDKEAVRILEEVNCPAYKIASFEAQDPELLAHVARTGKPVLVSTGVSNWNEIQETLLWLRQAGAQDLVFLHCISSYPASEADMNLNVLKRLATLPVITGLSDHSLGNTAVLGAVALGARVIEKHFTLQRSDGGPDAEFSLEPEEFKSMAVQARALFQALGSDRIIDAPSRQGNQHSRSVYCVKDIKAGERISADNVRVIRPGFGLKPKHLPDVIGKKARADIARGTAMSWELLE